A genome region from Thalassotalea euphylliae includes the following:
- a CDS encoding bifunctional 4-hydroxy-2-oxoglutarate aldolase/2-dehydro-3-deoxy-phosphogluconate aldolase, with the protein MKDLKKWQLAPSELFAMGPIVPVLVIEHVEDALPIAEALMAANINVLEVTLRTPSALQVIETIAKNLPDAVVGAGTVTNRELLQRSRDAGAKFAISPGLTKDLLKAGNEGDIALIPGISSISELMDGIDFGYDHFKFFPAEASGGVKAIKSIGGPFPNIKFCPTGGINLNNVNNYLSLGNVACCGGSWLVSDNIIKQKNWTAITELAQEALAHVEQASVVK; encoded by the coding sequence ATGAAGGATTTAAAAAAATGGCAACTGGCGCCATCTGAGCTATTTGCAATGGGACCAATTGTGCCTGTACTTGTTATCGAGCATGTTGAAGATGCGTTGCCGATCGCTGAAGCGCTAATGGCTGCTAATATTAACGTATTAGAAGTTACACTTCGCACACCTTCTGCGTTGCAGGTTATTGAGACCATTGCTAAGAATTTACCAGATGCTGTGGTTGGCGCGGGCACCGTAACTAACCGTGAATTACTACAAAGATCGCGAGATGCAGGGGCTAAGTTTGCTATTAGCCCAGGGTTAACCAAAGATTTGCTTAAAGCGGGTAATGAAGGTGATATTGCATTAATTCCAGGAATATCCTCGATTTCAGAATTAATGGATGGCATTGACTTTGGCTATGATCACTTTAAGTTTTTCCCCGCGGAGGCATCAGGTGGTGTTAAGGCAATTAAATCCATCGGTGGGCCTTTCCCTAACATCAAGTTCTGTCCAACGGGGGGCATTAACCTAAACAATGTTAACAACTATTTATCTTTAGGTAATGTTGCATGTTGTGGTGGCTCTTGGCTGGTCTCTGACAACATCATTAAGCAAAAAAATTGGACGGCAATTACTGAGCTGGCGCAAGAAGCCTTGGCTCATGTCGAACAAGCTAGCGTTGTTAAATAG
- a CDS encoding glucokinase → MLENVVNIVADIGGTNLRIGIAQQDGCCEALTVYQCAKYASLAEVVADFIEKEQLSGKTINACFAIACPVENDLVVMTNLPWQFSKTQLKSALGLNKLLLINDFTAIAHAIPMLSDEQKVQIGGGESVADKPISVCGPGTGLGVANLIQEQDAQQQETWLSISGEGGHVDFAPVDKQEIDILEFLLTKYQHVSYEQLLSGLGIEQIYQALASKNSSVESELTAQDVTSRALANECEVCDQALAQFCKTLGSFAGNLALTLGSFGGVYIAGGIVPRFIEYFKSSDFRQRFEEKGRMSGFNQNIPTYVITESQPGILGATAYLLQDNLQHDLQDDIQDKKEAL, encoded by the coding sequence ATGCTCGAAAATGTAGTTAATATTGTCGCCGATATTGGCGGCACTAATTTAAGAATCGGCATTGCCCAGCAAGATGGTTGTTGCGAAGCCTTAACTGTTTACCAATGCGCTAAATATGCAAGTTTGGCTGAAGTGGTTGCTGATTTTATTGAAAAAGAGCAGCTGTCGGGTAAAACAATCAATGCATGTTTTGCAATAGCATGCCCGGTCGAAAATGATCTTGTGGTCATGACCAATTTACCTTGGCAATTTTCAAAAACACAATTGAAATCTGCTCTTGGACTCAACAAGTTACTGCTTATTAATGACTTTACCGCAATTGCCCACGCGATTCCTATGCTGAGTGATGAGCAAAAAGTTCAAATTGGTGGTGGCGAGTCAGTCGCTGACAAGCCTATTTCTGTTTGTGGCCCTGGCACTGGTTTAGGTGTCGCAAACCTAATTCAAGAGCAAGATGCCCAACAGCAAGAAACTTGGTTAAGTATAAGCGGCGAGGGTGGACATGTCGATTTTGCGCCTGTTGATAAACAAGAAATCGACATATTGGAATTTTTACTGACGAAATATCAGCATGTTTCGTATGAGCAGCTGCTTTCTGGCTTGGGAATTGAACAAATATACCAAGCGCTTGCCAGTAAAAATTCCTCGGTTGAGAGCGAGCTAACCGCACAAGATGTTACCTCTCGCGCCTTAGCAAACGAGTGTGAAGTATGTGATCAAGCTTTAGCACAGTTTTGCAAAACACTTGGCAGCTTTGCTGGCAATCTAGCATTAACGCTAGGTAGTTTCGGCGGAGTTTATATTGCTGGTGGCATAGTTCCAAGATTTATAGAGTATTTTAAAAGCAGTGATTTTAGGCAACGTTTCGAAGAAAAAGGCCGTATGTCTGGTTTTAACCAAAACATTCCTACCTATGTGATTACTGAATCTCAGCCTGGAATTTTGGGTGCAACCGCGTACCTTCTTCAAGACAACCTTCAACACGATTTACAAGACGATATACAAGATAAGAAAGAGGCATTATGA
- the edd gene encoding phosphogluconate dehydratase — protein sequence MNPQIQAITERIIERSKPTRQAYLDKIERAKSDTVHRASLSCGNLAHGFAACGKEDKNKLKGLNHSDIAIVSAYNDMLSAHQPYETYPAIIKRAVSETGGVAQFAGGVPAMCDGVTQGQPGMDLSLMSRDVIAMSTAVGLSHNMFDGALMLGICDKIVPGLLLASLTFGHLPTVFVPAGPMPSGIPNKEKARVRQQFAKGEVGKEELLAAESASYHSAGTCTFFGTANSNQLVVEVMGLHLPGASFVAPNTELREELTKAAARQVTRLTQQSGNYLPIGKMVDERSVVNAIVALLATGGSTNLTMHIIAFAKAAGIIIDFQDFNDLSDAVPLITRIYPNGHADINHFQQAGGMALLFKELIGAGLLHEDVETICGRGLTRYTQQPLLENGKLVWVDSTDVSGDPEVIATTEQPFKPDGGLKVLKGNMGTSVLKTSALRDGSTVIKAPAVVFEDQHELEAAFKAGELEKDFVAVVRFQGPKARGMPELHKLTPPLGVLQDKGFKVALVTDGRMSGASGKVPAAIHLCPEALDGGWIAKVQNGDMIMVDGESGELTLLVDEQELAQRPLSKFNVNGHHEGMGRELFGFMRQSLSSADTGACSLFGNLEGEH from the coding sequence ATGAATCCCCAAATTCAAGCGATTACCGAACGAATCATAGAGCGCAGTAAGCCTACACGTCAGGCTTACTTAGATAAAATTGAACGAGCAAAGTCTGACACGGTCCACCGTGCTAGTTTGTCATGCGGCAACTTAGCACACGGCTTTGCTGCGTGTGGCAAAGAAGATAAAAACAAACTAAAAGGCTTAAATCACTCAGATATCGCCATTGTATCGGCTTATAACGATATGCTCTCGGCACATCAGCCGTACGAAACGTATCCAGCGATTATCAAACGGGCAGTGTCTGAAACTGGCGGCGTTGCGCAGTTTGCCGGTGGCGTACCAGCAATGTGTGATGGTGTTACCCAAGGTCAACCGGGTATGGATCTTAGCTTAATGAGCCGAGATGTAATTGCAATGTCAACGGCCGTTGGCTTGTCACACAACATGTTTGATGGCGCGTTAATGCTTGGCATCTGTGACAAAATCGTCCCTGGCTTGTTATTAGCGAGTTTAACCTTTGGTCACTTACCAACAGTATTTGTGCCAGCTGGCCCTATGCCTTCAGGTATTCCTAACAAAGAAAAAGCACGCGTTAGACAACAATTTGCCAAAGGTGAAGTGGGTAAAGAAGAGCTACTAGCAGCGGAGTCAGCGTCATATCACAGTGCTGGTACTTGTACATTCTTTGGTACAGCTAACTCTAACCAGTTAGTCGTGGAAGTAATGGGCTTGCATTTACCGGGTGCATCTTTTGTCGCACCGAACACAGAACTACGTGAAGAGTTAACCAAAGCAGCAGCACGCCAAGTCACGCGTTTAACACAGCAATCAGGTAACTATTTACCTATTGGTAAAATGGTTGACGAGCGCTCTGTCGTTAACGCTATTGTGGCGTTACTTGCCACCGGTGGTTCTACGAACTTAACCATGCATATTATCGCATTTGCAAAAGCTGCCGGTATCATTATTGATTTCCAAGATTTCAATGACTTGTCGGACGCCGTCCCACTGATCACTCGCATTTACCCTAATGGTCATGCCGATATTAACCACTTCCAACAAGCAGGTGGTATGGCGTTGTTATTCAAAGAACTAATAGGTGCTGGCTTATTGCACGAAGATGTAGAGACGATTTGTGGTCGAGGTTTAACACGCTACACCCAGCAACCTTTGCTAGAGAATGGCAAATTAGTATGGGTAGACAGTACTGACGTTTCTGGCGATCCAGAAGTGATTGCAACCACAGAGCAACCATTCAAGCCAGACGGCGGTTTGAAAGTGCTCAAGGGTAACATGGGAACTTCAGTATTAAAAACGTCTGCACTTCGCGATGGCAGTACAGTGATCAAAGCGCCAGCCGTTGTTTTTGAAGATCAACACGAATTAGAAGCTGCCTTCAAAGCTGGTGAGCTTGAAAAAGACTTTGTTGCGGTAGTTCGCTTTCAAGGGCCGAAAGCACGAGGTATGCCTGAACTTCATAAATTAACGCCACCTTTAGGTGTGTTACAAGACAAGGGCTTTAAGGTAGCGTTGGTAACTGACGGTCGTATGTCTGGTGCTTCAGGTAAAGTGCCAGCTGCTATCCACTTGTGTCCAGAAGCACTAGACGGTGGTTGGATCGCTAAAGTACAAAACGGCGACATGATCATGGTTGATGGTGAATCAGGCGAACTAACCTTGTTAGTTGACGAACAAGAATTAGCGCAGCGCCCGTTATCTAAGTTTAATGTTAACGGTCACCATGAAGGTATGGGACGCGAGTTGTTTGGCTTTATGCGTCAAAGCTTGAGTTCAGCTGACACTGGCGCATGTTCACTATTCGGTAATCTTGAGGGTGAGCATTAA
- the pgl gene encoding 6-phosphogluconolactonase: MYTINEFESRAKLDQALTDQVAEILVSAVKLKGKASIAVSGGSTPKGFFTALSNMDLPWKQITVTLADERWVDITDDASNTKLVHENLLQNKALDANFFHIKQGDELTVEVLSDLNLAAGTTVLPFDVLILGMGEDGHTASLFPCSNEIHSALSRDAAPLLKVVPQTAPHERITFSYAYLAQSQNTFLHICGDSKKEVLEKALADSDTTQMPIRAFLHHESLATQVYWAE, encoded by the coding sequence ATGTATACAATTAATGAATTTGAATCTCGCGCAAAGTTAGACCAAGCGCTTACTGATCAAGTAGCTGAAATTCTAGTTAGTGCAGTAAAGTTAAAAGGTAAAGCAAGCATTGCCGTTTCCGGTGGTTCGACACCAAAAGGTTTTTTTACCGCACTTTCTAACATGGATCTGCCTTGGAAACAAATTACGGTAACGTTAGCCGATGAGCGTTGGGTTGATATTACTGATGACGCTAGCAATACCAAACTAGTTCACGAAAATCTACTTCAAAATAAGGCATTAGACGCTAATTTCTTCCATATCAAACAAGGCGACGAGCTTACAGTTGAAGTACTTTCAGACTTAAACCTTGCTGCAGGCACTACAGTATTGCCGTTTGATGTGTTGATTCTAGGCATGGGTGAAGACGGCCATACGGCGTCATTGTTCCCGTGCAGCAACGAAATCCATTCAGCCTTGTCACGCGATGCCGCACCACTGTTAAAGGTGGTACCGCAAACGGCACCACACGAGCGCATTACCTTTAGCTACGCATACCTAGCGCAAAGTCAAAATACCTTTTTACACATTTGTGGCGATAGCAAGAAAGAAGTATTAGAGAAAGCACTAGCGGACTCTGATACGACGCAAATGCCAATTCGTGCATTTTTGCACCATGAGTCACTTGCGACTCAAGTATACTGGGCGGAATAA
- the zwf gene encoding glucose-6-phosphate dehydrogenase: MKNAQSSPAVDVVLFGVLGDLSRRKLLPALYQLDLAGLLDESTRVVGVARQEHSNQDLVDFAKENLTQFVKDGLNEEVLSRFLARLVYQRLDFKQTDSYVDLANTVATDKERIYYFSTPPAIYGDITEGLHKADLIQPKDRVVMEKPIGHCLESSRVINDMVSKHFEENQIYRIDHYLGKETVLNLLVLRFANSLFTNNWDRNHIDHIQITVAESVGIEGRWGFYDEAGQMRDMVQNHLLQILSLLAMEPPADLSADSIRDEKLKVIKALLPITRQNIKEKTVRGQYTEGFLAGKAVPGYLEEEGANKNSNTESFVAIKAEIDNWRWTGVPFYLRTGKRMPAKHSEIVVHFKEQPHNIFKDSYADLPANKLTIRLQPDEGVELEVMNKIPGIASQMNIHENKLDLSFSETYENERVVDAYERLMLEVINGNQSLFVRRDEVEAAWMWADSIIDAWQASNDKPKPYAAGSWGPVSSISLIARDDRQWVE, from the coding sequence ATGAAAAATGCACAAAGCAGCCCAGCAGTTGACGTCGTACTATTTGGAGTACTTGGAGATTTATCACGCAGAAAGTTACTCCCAGCACTTTATCAACTGGATTTAGCTGGCCTGCTTGATGAGAGCACTCGTGTTGTAGGTGTCGCAAGACAAGAACATTCAAACCAAGATTTAGTTGATTTTGCTAAAGAAAACTTAACGCAGTTTGTCAAAGATGGGCTAAATGAAGAGGTACTGAGTCGTTTCTTAGCACGCTTGGTATATCAGCGTTTAGACTTCAAGCAAACAGACAGTTACGTAGACTTAGCGAATACGGTAGCAACAGATAAAGAACGTATTTATTACTTCTCAACACCGCCTGCTATTTATGGTGATATTACCGAAGGCTTACATAAAGCTGACTTAATTCAGCCAAAAGACCGTGTGGTTATGGAAAAGCCAATCGGCCATTGCCTTGAGTCATCTAGAGTTATCAACGACATGGTGTCCAAGCATTTTGAAGAAAATCAGATTTACCGCATTGACCACTACTTAGGTAAAGAAACCGTACTTAATTTATTGGTACTTCGCTTTGCCAATTCCTTGTTTACTAATAATTGGGATCGCAACCATATCGACCATATCCAAATCACCGTCGCCGAAAGTGTCGGTATTGAAGGGCGCTGGGGCTTCTATGATGAAGCTGGCCAGATGCGCGATATGGTGCAAAACCACTTATTGCAAATTCTATCGCTACTAGCGATGGAACCTCCGGCCGATCTGAGTGCTGACAGCATCCGTGACGAAAAACTAAAAGTCATCAAAGCATTATTGCCCATTACTCGCCAGAACATTAAAGAGAAAACGGTTCGAGGCCAGTACACTGAAGGTTTCTTAGCAGGTAAAGCCGTACCAGGTTACCTAGAAGAAGAGGGAGCCAATAAAAATAGCAATACGGAAAGCTTTGTCGCGATAAAGGCAGAAATTGATAACTGGCGTTGGACGGGTGTTCCTTTCTACTTGAGAACGGGCAAACGTATGCCTGCCAAACACAGTGAAATTGTTGTCCACTTTAAAGAGCAGCCACATAACATCTTTAAAGATAGCTATGCTGATTTGCCTGCTAATAAATTAACCATTCGATTGCAACCAGATGAAGGTGTAGAGCTTGAGGTCATGAATAAGATCCCTGGTATCGCATCGCAAATGAACATCCATGAAAATAAGTTAGATTTAAGTTTCTCAGAAACGTATGAAAATGAGCGCGTAGTTGATGCTTATGAGCGTTTGATGTTGGAAGTTATCAATGGCAACCAATCGTTATTTGTACGCCGCGACGAAGTGGAGGCCGCATGGATGTGGGCAGATAGCATTATTGATGCATGGCAAGCGAGCAATGACAAGCCAAAACCATATGCAGCAGGTTCATGGGGACCAGTGTCGTCAATTTCACTGATCGCTCGTGATGATAGACAATGGGTAGAATAA
- a CDS encoding MurR/RpiR family transcriptional regulator, which translates to MNILEKIANELDTFSKSERKVAEVILASPNTVIHASIAALAKQANISEPTVNRFCRRLDTKGYPDFKLHLAQSLANGTPYVNRHVDEDDTADEYTAKIFESTMASLELARKSLNTTAVNRAVDLLTQANKISFFGLGASAVVAHDALNKFFRFNVPVVYFDDVLMQRMSAINSQQGDVVIVISHTGRTKALVEVAALAKENDATVIGITTDSSPLAKECSLVLSVDVAEDTDLYMPMSSRIAQLTLVDILATGFTLRRGSKFRDNLKKVKDSLRSSRFERKE; encoded by the coding sequence ATGAACATTTTAGAAAAGATCGCTAACGAGCTAGACACCTTTAGTAAGTCTGAACGCAAGGTTGCTGAAGTCATTCTAGCGTCGCCAAATACCGTTATTCACGCAAGTATTGCCGCTTTGGCTAAACAAGCCAATATTAGTGAGCCTACCGTTAACCGCTTTTGTCGCCGATTAGACACTAAAGGTTATCCGGACTTTAAGCTACATTTAGCACAAAGTTTGGCAAATGGTACACCCTATGTAAACCGACATGTCGATGAAGATGATACTGCTGATGAATATACAGCAAAGATTTTCGAGTCAACTATGGCGAGCTTAGAGTTAGCAAGAAAAAGCTTAAATACAACCGCCGTTAATCGCGCCGTTGATTTACTCACACAAGCCAACAAAATATCGTTTTTCGGCTTAGGTGCTTCTGCTGTTGTCGCACATGATGCTTTAAATAAGTTCTTCCGTTTCAACGTACCTGTTGTTTACTTTGATGATGTCTTGATGCAACGCATGAGTGCTATTAATAGCCAGCAAGGCGACGTGGTTATCGTGATTTCGCACACAGGTCGTACTAAAGCTTTAGTGGAAGTTGCTGCTCTGGCAAAAGAAAACGATGCTACTGTAATTGGTATTACTACTGACAGTTCTCCACTTGCCAAAGAGTGTAGTTTAGTGCTTTCTGTCGATGTTGCCGAAGATACCGATTTATACATGCCAATGTCTTCTCGCATTGCCCAGTTAACGCTAGTTGATATCTTAGCAACTGGTTTTACTCTGCGCCGTGGCAGTAAATTTAGAGACAACCTCAAAAAAGTTAAAGACAGTCTGCGTAGCTCAAGATTTGAACGCAAAGAATAA
- the pyk gene encoding pyruvate kinase, which yields MPRRTKIVATLGPATDDKETLKKVLAAGVNVVRLNFSHGTPEDHINRANMVRELSAELGIYVGILGDLQGPKIRVSTFKDGPIQLNVGDKFELDATLLKGEGTQEKVGIDYKELPNDVSSGDVLLLDDGRVQLKVLNTQGTSVFTEVVVGGPLSNNKGINRQGGGLTAPALTDKDKKDIKLAAKLDADFLAVSFPRDAADMREARLLAQEAGCNARLVAKIERAEAVNDDQVLDDIILASDVVMVARGDLGVEIGDPALVGKQKHIIARTRQLNRVVITATQMMETMISQPMPTRAEVMDVSNAVLDGTDAVMLSAETAAGKYPEETVTAMAAVCLGAEQHRSVNMSRHRIELMFTEISETLALSAMYAANHLEGVKAIIALTESGQTSKIMSRITSGLPIYSLSRHHKTLTKTVIYRGVYPVQFDSTESTDQSLTKDVLKAVISHGDFKENDKVIFTHGDLMETVGATNTMKVLKVTKDLLKH from the coding sequence ATGCCTAGAAGAACCAAAATTGTTGCTACCTTAGGTCCAGCAACAGACGATAAAGAAACACTAAAAAAGGTACTGGCAGCGGGCGTGAATGTTGTACGTTTAAATTTCTCGCATGGCACACCTGAAGATCACATCAATCGCGCAAATATGGTGCGTGAACTATCAGCTGAGCTTGGTATTTACGTTGGTATTTTGGGCGATTTACAAGGCCCTAAAATTCGAGTTTCAACGTTTAAAGACGGTCCTATACAGTTAAACGTTGGCGATAAATTTGAGTTAGATGCCACCTTACTTAAAGGTGAAGGCACGCAAGAAAAAGTTGGTATTGATTACAAAGAATTGCCTAATGATGTGAGCAGTGGCGATGTCTTGTTACTTGACGATGGTCGAGTACAACTCAAAGTTCTAAACACTCAAGGCACATCAGTATTTACTGAAGTTGTTGTCGGTGGCCCGCTATCGAATAATAAAGGTATCAACCGCCAAGGTGGTGGCTTAACGGCGCCTGCACTAACCGATAAAGACAAAAAAGACATTAAGCTAGCGGCTAAACTAGATGCTGATTTTCTTGCTGTTTCATTCCCACGTGACGCCGCTGATATGCGAGAAGCGCGCTTGCTCGCCCAAGAAGCTGGCTGCAACGCTCGACTAGTCGCTAAAATCGAACGCGCAGAAGCGGTTAACGACGACCAAGTGTTAGATGACATTATTTTAGCGTCAGACGTGGTCATGGTGGCGCGTGGTGACTTAGGTGTGGAAATTGGCGACCCTGCCCTAGTTGGTAAACAAAAACACATTATCGCTCGTACCCGTCAGCTTAACCGTGTAGTGATCACCGCAACACAAATGATGGAAACTATGATCAGCCAACCTATGCCAACGCGTGCAGAAGTGATGGACGTTTCAAACGCGGTTCTTGATGGCACTGACGCAGTTATGCTGTCAGCTGAAACAGCTGCTGGTAAATACCCAGAAGAAACCGTAACTGCAATGGCAGCAGTATGTTTGGGCGCTGAGCAACACCGTTCAGTAAACATGTCGAGACATCGTATTGAGTTAATGTTTACTGAAATTTCAGAAACCTTAGCACTTTCAGCAATGTACGCCGCTAACCATTTAGAAGGTGTAAAAGCGATTATCGCTTTAACTGAATCAGGTCAAACATCGAAAATTATGTCGCGCATTACCTCAGGCTTGCCGATTTATTCACTCTCGCGCCATCACAAAACATTAACGAAAACGGTTATCTACCGTGGTGTTTACCCAGTGCAATTTGATTCAACCGAAAGCACAGACCAGTCGTTAACTAAAGATGTGCTAAAAGCTGTTATCAGTCACGGTGATTTTAAAGAAAACGACAAAGTCATATTCACCCACGGCGATTTAATGGAAACAGTTGGTGCAACAAATACCATGAAAGTGCTTAAAGTAACCAAGGACTTGTTAAAGCACTGA
- a CDS encoding DUF6279 family lipoprotein: MMSFIKRGKQFATVIFCSLFLTGCSFTFVYNNLDWWVDWYLDDYVSLNKTQKKVFDAKFSELHDWHRATQLTAYAKQLTSLKEQVNQGITPEQIAEHLQQMRAHWVNLREYAKPELIELTSLLNQEQRQDLLEGIAETNRENREEYEAEYQNLTRDEWVKKECVEQQEQFRKWVGKLNKEQKAQLCVLSEGFQSTYSHWLSYRQAWYQGFSHALSPELNKETYQQLFAVLISSPDDLKSKEYVSIQTQNNQNFSDIFYYMMHSLTPKQKNRFNNRLQDYIDDLNDLADD; this comes from the coding sequence ATGATGAGCTTCATCAAACGTGGTAAACAGTTTGCAACCGTCATATTTTGTTCTTTATTTTTAACGGGTTGTAGTTTTACTTTCGTTTACAACAATCTTGATTGGTGGGTTGACTGGTATCTAGATGACTATGTTTCTCTGAATAAAACACAGAAAAAAGTGTTTGATGCCAAGTTTAGCGAATTACATGATTGGCACCGAGCGACACAATTAACTGCTTACGCAAAACAATTAACGTCCCTAAAAGAGCAGGTGAACCAAGGCATTACGCCAGAGCAAATCGCTGAGCACTTACAGCAAATGAGGGCTCATTGGGTTAATTTGCGCGAGTATGCAAAGCCAGAGCTGATTGAGCTTACCAGCTTACTAAATCAAGAACAGCGTCAGGATTTATTAGAAGGTATCGCTGAAACTAATCGCGAAAATAGAGAGGAGTATGAGGCAGAGTATCAAAACCTGACACGCGATGAATGGGTTAAAAAAGAATGTGTGGAGCAACAAGAACAATTCAGAAAATGGGTTGGTAAGCTCAATAAAGAGCAAAAAGCTCAGCTTTGTGTTTTGAGTGAAGGGTTTCAATCAACCTATAGCCATTGGTTATCGTATCGTCAGGCTTGGTATCAAGGCTTTAGCCATGCACTTAGTCCTGAGCTAAATAAAGAAACGTATCAGCAATTGTTTGCCGTGCTTATCTCTTCGCCAGATGACTTAAAAAGTAAAGAGTATGTGTCAATACAAACACAAAATAATCAAAACTTTTCCGATATCTTTTATTATATGATGCACAGTCTAACGCCTAAGCAGAAAAATCGTTTTAATAACCGCCTACAAGATTATATCGACGATTTGAACGACTTAGCAGATGATTAG
- a CDS encoding 6-phosphofructokinase — protein MATREKTLKIGLLTSGGDAPGMNAAIQAITLAAAHHKLTCYGFHHGYNGLINQDYCILAPDNVTNIIHQGGTILKSARCPEMMTQTGIKQAVSCLIKENIDALIVIGGDGSFNGMLAMQDHWQGKLIGLPGTIDNDLDGTDFTIGFSTAINTAINAIDKIRDTADAFDRVFVVELMGRHSGHIAFNVGVACAAEQIISFENFDPLAQESKLAKIIADIEQQKQNKAHSYLILLAENLWPGGAHALGEALKQQGNIDVGICVLGHIQRGGSPVAKDRILATKLGVAAIEAILLEKSGIMIGECESKITHTPLTKAIQHQKIVNDDLINVYDSTASHMS, from the coding sequence ATGGCAACACGCGAAAAAACACTAAAGATTGGGCTACTCACTAGCGGTGGCGATGCCCCTGGAATGAACGCTGCCATTCAAGCTATCACCCTAGCGGCCGCGCACCACAAGCTTACTTGCTATGGTTTTCACCACGGTTATAACGGATTAATCAATCAAGATTACTGCATTTTAGCGCCTGATAACGTAACCAATATTATTCATCAAGGCGGTACCATCTTAAAAAGCGCTCGATGCCCAGAAATGATGACCCAAACGGGAATAAAGCAAGCTGTGAGCTGTTTAATCAAAGAGAATATCGATGCCTTGATTGTGATTGGTGGTGATGGCTCTTTCAACGGCATGTTAGCCATGCAAGATCATTGGCAGGGTAAGTTAATTGGCCTGCCTGGCACCATCGACAATGATTTAGATGGCACCGACTTTACGATTGGTTTTTCCACCGCGATTAACACCGCAATTAATGCTATTGATAAAATCCGTGATACTGCCGATGCATTCGATCGTGTGTTCGTTGTCGAATTAATGGGGCGCCATAGCGGGCACATCGCATTTAATGTTGGGGTCGCCTGTGCCGCAGAGCAAATTATTTCCTTTGAAAATTTTGACCCACTAGCGCAGGAATCTAAATTAGCCAAGATAATTGCTGATATTGAACAACAAAAGCAAAACAAAGCACACAGTTATTTAATATTATTGGCAGAGAACCTTTGGCCCGGTGGCGCTCATGCACTGGGCGAAGCTCTAAAGCAACAGGGTAATATTGATGTTGGTATTTGTGTGCTTGGTCATATTCAACGAGGTGGTTCACCCGTTGCGAAAGATAGAATATTAGCCACTAAACTTGGGGTCGCCGCAATTGAAGCGATTCTTTTAGAGAAATCCGGCATTATGATTGGCGAGTGCGAAAGCAAGATTACTCACACACCACTTACCAAAGCCATACAACATCAGAAAATAGTTAACGATGACTTAATTAATGTGTACGACAGTACTGCTAGCCACATGAGTTAG
- a CDS encoding LytR/AlgR family response regulator transcription factor: MTATLSTIIVDDEPLARKGLAIRLAAHNDINIVAQCSNGREAIEAIKTHRPDLVFLDIQMPGINGFEVIDALIEQGLPMPMVVFVTAFDQYAIKAFDVHAVDYLMKPADDARLAQAMDRIREHLQSKTDAEHKNKLVKLVSDVTGNDQNTILEELANKQTVSLSQYSDVLPIKDGGELSRVPVNTISWIDAAGDYMCVHTEEGTHILRKTMKQLEELLDPRIFIRSHRSTIVNKNYVQKFCSQLNGEYYLVMNSGKELKVSRSYKDKVKQAVTQ; this comes from the coding sequence ATGACTGCCACGCTGTCTACCATCATAGTGGATGATGAGCCGTTAGCACGTAAAGGTCTTGCCATTCGTTTAGCTGCCCACAATGACATTAATATTGTTGCTCAGTGTAGCAATGGTCGTGAGGCGATTGAGGCAATTAAAACGCATCGCCCTGATCTCGTTTTTCTAGATATTCAAATGCCAGGTATAAATGGCTTTGAAGTCATAGACGCACTAATAGAGCAAGGGCTGCCTATGCCCATGGTGGTTTTCGTTACCGCCTTTGATCAATATGCGATTAAAGCCTTTGACGTACATGCCGTTGATTACTTAATGAAGCCTGCTGATGACGCGCGCCTAGCTCAAGCAATGGACCGCATTCGTGAACATTTGCAAAGTAAAACTGACGCAGAACATAAAAATAAGCTCGTAAAACTGGTTAGCGATGTGACAGGTAACGATCAAAACACCATTTTGGAAGAGCTAGCTAACAAGCAAACAGTGTCACTTTCACAGTACTCTGACGTATTGCCAATTAAAGATGGTGGCGAATTAAGCCGAGTTCCCGTAAACACTATTTCATGGATTGATGCAGCGGGCGACTATATGTGTGTGCATACGGAAGAGGGTACGCACATTTTACGCAAAACCATGAAGCAATTAGAAGAGTTGCTTGATCCGCGAATATTTATTCGCAGCCACCGTTCGACTATCGTCAATAAAAATTACGTACAGAAGTTCTGTAGCCAGCTTAACGGCGAGTACTATTTAGTGATGAACAGTGGTAAAGAGCTCAAAGTTAGTCGCAGTTATAAAGACAAAGTTAAACAGGCCGTTACTCAATAA